A region of the Geomonas subterranea genome:
TCCTTTCTTCTCGATATCCGGGTCCGAATTCGTCGAGATGTACGTCGGCGTGGGCGCCTCCCGGGTGAGAGACCTGTTCGCACAGGCCAAGAAGGCGGCGCCCTGCATCGTTTTCATCGACGAGATCGACGCGGTCGGGCGCAAGCGCGACGCTGCCGCCGGTGGCGGCGCGAGCGACGAGCGCGACCAGACCCTGAACCAGCTGCTGGTCGAGATGGACGGCTTCGAGGTCAACGCGGGGATCGTCCTCCTCGCCGCAACCAATCGTCCCGAAATCCTCGATGCAGCTCTCTTGCGGTCCGGGCGTTTCGACCGCCAGGTCACCGTGGGCTCCCCCGACATCAGGGGGCGTGAAGCGATCCTCAAGGTGCACGCGAAGAACGTCCCGCTGCACGAGGAGGTCGACCTGATGGTGATCGCCCGGGGCACCCCCGGCTTCTCCGGCGCCGACCTGGCCAACGTGGTGAACGAAGCCGCCATCCTCGCTGCGCGCTCCAACAAGGGCTCCGTCGAGATGATAGATTTCGACCTCGCCAAGGACAAGGTGTTGATGGGGGCCGAGAAGAAATCGATGGTCCTGTCGGACAAATTGAAGCTCTCCACCGCATACCACGAGGCCGGGCACGTGCTGGTGGCAAAGCTGACCCCGGGGTGCGACCCGGTTCACAAGGTAACCATCATCCCGAGAGGGCGGGCGATGGGGGTGACGATTCAGATCCCCGAAGAGGACATCTACTGCTACACCAAGGAGATGCTGGTCGCCCACTTGAAGGTGCTCATGGGGGGGCGCGCTGCCGAGGAACTCATCTACAGCACCACCACCACGGGGGCAGGGAACGACCTGGCACGTGCCACCGACACAGCGCGCAAGATGGTCGGCGAGTGGGGTATGTCCCGCGCCTTCGGTCCCGTCGCTTTCGGGCACAACGAGAGCACCGACAACGGCGGGAACGCGAAGAAAGGCTTCAGCGACGTTACTGCCCGGGAGATTGACAATGAAATCCGTTCCATCGTCACTGGTTGCTATTCCGATGTGGTCGCCTTGTTGCGGAACAACATGGATGCCCTGGAAAGGCTGACCCAGGAACTCGTTGCCAAGGAAACCCTCGACGCCGCAGAGATTGATGCCATTCTCGGATTGCCGCTGCCCGTTGAGGAGGCAGGGATGCAGGCTGCCGTCGCCGCATAATCTGGTCCCCGGCAATCCACGACATGACAAGGCCCCTCTGCGCATGGCAGAGGGGCCTTGTCATGTATGTGGCACGGATGCGAGAGGTCTTGCCACATGCGCGAAGGGTCCTGCAACGCCTGTTCGGAGGATGCTCCCGACAAACGCGAAAGGATCCCCGGCAAACGCGAGGGGGATGCCGGCTGGTGTGTGAGGTGTCCCGACCATCTCGGAGGGGGGGGGCTGACAGTTGCGGACGGTTTCCCGACTGTTGCGAGAGGTGTCCCGGCAACTGCGCGAGGCCTTGCAAATCGAAAGCGCGCCTCAATAACTTAACTTGCAGACCGCATAGGTTAAATGCTATGTAGTAACCGGGCTGCGGCCCGCATGAACAGACAGGAGCACCCGATGACCAATAACGACGTCTTCCGCAGATTGCGCTACGCGCTGAACCTCAACAACCAGGCTGTTGTGGAGGCCTTCCGGCTTTCGGACATGAAGATGGGGCAGGCGGACATCACCAGCTTGGTCAAGAAGGATGATGAGGAAGGTTTCCGCGAGTGCAGCGATGAGGTACTGCAGGCGTTCCTGGACGGCCTGATCGCCTTGAAGCGGGGCAAGCGGGAAGGGGGGGATGGCACTACGCCCCCCTCATCCGCTCAACTGACCAACAACGACACCCTCAAGAAGATCCGCATCGCCCTGAGCCTGAAAGAGGACGAGATGCTGGCGATCTTCAAGCTCGCCAAGTTTCCGGTCTCCAAGTCCGAGCTGAGTGCGGTGTTCCGCGCCAAGGGGCAAGATAATTACAAGCCCTGCGGCGACCAGATGCTGCGCAATTTTCTCAAGGGGCTCACCATGAAATATCGGGAAGGTGCCCAGAACTAAAGGCTGAAGGGAGGTTCACCTGGACCGTCACGAAGTCGAAGAGGCCGCCGTCGCGGCCGAAACTGCCAATGCTGAAGCTGCCCCCGGAACCGCCAAGGCTGAAGCTGCCGAAGTCATCGAGCCGGCTGTCATCGCCAGCGGCTTGGCCGCGGTGCGCAAACGCCGCTGGTGTCTCTGGATCGTCCTCATCGTTTACCTTCCCACCATGTACGTGACCCAGAGGATCACCCATTCCTTCAGCGGTTCCATGCCCGTGTTTTTCGCCTGGTTCGCTGTGCTGCTTTGCGTCATGTTCTATTCCGCCACCGCTCGTTGCCCGCGCTGCCGCAATTACTATCACATGCAGGGCATGGCGCTGCTTTACCTGCGCAAGTGCCTGCACTGCCAGCTTCCCCTCAACGCTGACAAGGGTGATTCCTTCTAGGGAGTACCTGCTCCGGTACCCCGGGGCGATTCGTCGTATGCCTTCCGGGCCCTGTCTACCGCTGCAAGCTCCGCTTCGAGTTCGTACAAGAGGTTGTCCGCATCCACTTCGCTCTTGCGCATGAATATTTCCATGTCTCTCACACCCTGCTCGCTCAACTCCCGGGACAGGTGCTCCTCGATGGCCCCGATGTCGAATTCGAAGGCGCGGTAGGCCCGCTGTACCGCTTGCCCCTGTTCCGCGATGGGCTCGAACGCATCTCCCAGCTCCATGCGCGGCAGCCGTGCATTTCGTGACAGCCTCGGGTAGCGACATTCCCCTGCCGAACTTTCAGCCTCCACCAGGTACGAGTTCCCCTGGTAATGCATCCCGTCGGCGTGCTGCACCAGCTTCTCCCCAGCGCCGGTCATGAAGTTCACCTCGTCCCTGAAGGCGCGGTAGGCCCGCGGCAGGTCGGCTTCGTCGGCGAACTTCACGTCATCAAGCGCCTTGCGCGTTTCTCGTGTCTTTAGCTGCGCGTACTGCAGGTCGTCCTGCACCGTCTGCAGCGAGGTGCTGGCCCCCTGCCGCGATCCGCCCCACCACGACGTGCACCCCGTCAATGAAATCCCAATGAGGACCAACGCCAGCCAACCGGGAGAATGAGGCGAATTCAGTTGTCTCATGACAGGCTCCTGTTATGCTAATGCGATTAGCTAATCGTACTTAATGTGCAACCGGTGTCAACGCGACAGGCTGAACAATATCCGCGCCAGTCGTCCGCGCCGCGATTAAAGCAACGTGGCAAAGAGGGCGCTGCAGCAAACTGCGCCTTTTTGGTAAAATGACCGTAGTTGGCGTCTTCGCTAATGAGACGATCGGAGATTCAATTAGAGCTGCGTTTGCCGTCTTCATTGGTGATCAGCAGCGTGGAGGAAATCATGAAAAAGTACCTTCTGGCTTTGATGATGACCTTGGTGGCGCAAGGAGCCGGCGCCGCCGTGGTGGGACACAACGTCGAGTATCACCAGGGCGACACGGTCCTCGAGGGATACCTGGCGTACGACGATTCCATCAAGGAAAAGCGCCCCGGCGTGCTCATTATCCATGAGTGGACCGGAGTGAGCCCATACGAGAAGATGCGCGCTGAGCAACTTGCCAAGCTCGGCTATGTTGCCTTTGCCGCCGACATCTACGGCAAGGGGGTGCGCCCGGCCGGGCCCGAGCAGGCGGCTAAGGAAGCGGCCAAGTACAGGGGTAACGACCGCAGCCTCATCCGCGCGCGTGCCGCGGCAGGACTGCAGAAGCTGGCGGGGTTGCCCCAGGTTGATCCCAAGCGGCTGGCTGTCATGGGGTATTGCTTCGGCGGCACGGCAGCGCTGGAGCTGGCGCGAAGCGGCGCCGACCTCCTGGGTACGGTCAGTTTCCATGGCGGGCTCAGCACTCCCAACCCGGCGGACGCAAGGAACATACGCGGCAAGGTGCTCGCGCTGCACGGCGCGGATGACCCTTACGTGAAACCGGATGAGGTGGCCGCCTTCCAGAAGGAGATGCGTGACGCCAAGGTGGACTGGCAGATGAATTTCTACGGGAACGCGGTGCACAGCTTCAGCAATCCCAAGTCCGGCAATGACAACAGCAAAGGGGCCGCTTACAACGAGAAGGCCGACCGGCGCTCCTTCGAGGCCATGAAGCTCTTCTTCAACGAGATCTTCGCTGCCCGCTGACGGGCACGGCATCGACGTCCACCGCTCCTCCCCCCGGAGGGGGAGGTCGGGAGGGGGAGGTCGGGAGGGGGGAGGTCGGGAGGCTGGACCGCCGGAGGCCCAACAGCGCCTTGTCCACCCGGCGCTGTTGGGGCAGATAATCATTTGCCCCCACCGGCGCCCCTGCCACCGCTGATGACAAGAGCGGCTTTGGTGCGGCAAGAGGGGCGAATGATGATTCGCCCCTACGGTTAGAAGGCGTGCGGACATGGCGGATCCCACCGTAAATCGTCCCACCAACACGGCTTGCAGCGCTACCGGGAGATGCGGGATTTCAGCCGCACCGCGAGCCCTCCGGTTCACAGTCGCCTCCCGGCGGTATCTTCGTGGTGCAAAAGCACGCCGCTTCCCCCACCCCCAACCCCCTCCCGTCAAGGGAGGGGGGCACGATGTTCACCACGTCCCCGACGAAAACGACGTCCTCGATGCCGGCGAACAAGCCGAAGCACCGCCCTCACCCCCGCCCCTCTCCCGGAGGGAGAGGGGAGAGGGGAGAGGGGAGAGGGGCACGCGGCCAAGGGCGAACCGGGGCATCCGGGGAG
Encoded here:
- a CDS encoding DUF1456 family protein, with product MTNNDVFRRLRYALNLNNQAVVEAFRLSDMKMGQADITSLVKKDDEEGFRECSDEVLQAFLDGLIALKRGKREGGDGTTPPSSAQLTNNDTLKKIRIALSLKEDEMLAIFKLAKFPVSKSELSAVFRAKGQDNYKPCGDQMLRNFLKGLTMKYREGAQN
- the ftsH gene encoding ATP-dependent zinc metalloprotease FtsH — its product is MGNTRNKKLMLLGLSLSFLAVAGYGLYSWQQSHADHSRQISYTTFIQKVSAGNIAKVRIVGDEITAHATNGEKFSLFLPAGAYLGDLLIAKKVDFSSTPPSSGPNWFEIGFLVAIAVFLFAVLRRFTGIGKSRARMVDYSQSAVRFGDVAGAEEAKTELLDTVEFLKDPEKFSTLGGKMPTGVLLVGPPGTGKTLIARAVAGEADVPFFSISGSEFVEMYVGVGASRVRDLFAQAKKAAPCIVFIDEIDAVGRKRDAAAGGGASDERDQTLNQLLVEMDGFEVNAGIVLLAATNRPEILDAALLRSGRFDRQVTVGSPDIRGREAILKVHAKNVPLHEEVDLMVIARGTPGFSGADLANVVNEAAILAARSNKGSVEMIDFDLAKDKVLMGAEKKSMVLSDKLKLSTAYHEAGHVLVAKLTPGCDPVHKVTIIPRGRAMGVTIQIPEEDIYCYTKEMLVAHLKVLMGGRAAEELIYSTTTTGAGNDLARATDTARKMVGEWGMSRAFGPVAFGHNESTDNGGNAKKGFSDVTAREIDNEIRSIVTGCYSDVVALLRNNMDALERLTQELVAKETLDAAEIDAILGLPLPVEEAGMQAAVAA
- a CDS encoding dienelactone hydrolase family protein, which produces MKKYLLALMMTLVAQGAGAAVVGHNVEYHQGDTVLEGYLAYDDSIKEKRPGVLIIHEWTGVSPYEKMRAEQLAKLGYVAFAADIYGKGVRPAGPEQAAKEAAKYRGNDRSLIRARAAAGLQKLAGLPQVDPKRLAVMGYCFGGTAALELARSGADLLGTVSFHGGLSTPNPADARNIRGKVLALHGADDPYVKPDEVAAFQKEMRDAKVDWQMNFYGNAVHSFSNPKSGNDNSKGAAYNEKADRRSFEAMKLFFNEIFAAR